ATTGTGATGCTTATGCTATTATTATGTTGTGTTctcttgattatttaattattattgtctaaatatgtttaatgttaaattaataattaatctgtgTTGAATAATTTAGATTTCCTGTAAGTATACTGAAATTACTGGTGCAATGGATAGCAGCcgttaatagaaaaaattagataCCAACATCATCAAGTTGTATTTCCaatgacattttataattgatgatttttctatgggattgtaattaataagattaaaacaaGATATATCTCTACTCATAATTTATCTAATCAAAATCTTGACAGATATATGTAAGTACGTAAATAATTATCCATATactttttctacaaatataattaaaataatatatttttgtaattatataaatattataatattgattataacaatatattgtcctgataatatttacttttagtACATATATCCATATGTCATTAAAAtagaacattttttcttttttattttctttttttgttttttttctaaatttttctagttaagattatttaattaaatttgattgttAAGATTATTTAACTATTGTTTAACCACCATTATTAACATTGTTTTAATCaccattattatattgatttcaaTAGTAATGTTACAGATGAAGCCAGGGCAGTCATTTGAAACAATTGGGCAGAATATCAGTTAGTACTTATCTGTAGTTATCAATCAAAATACTTGtttatacatgaaaataatacatattttaataactatcaaattaaaatttgacagaATGTATATTGATTCAACCTATATATATTCTGCTGGATTGTAAATGGCTATcctatgatattaataatctaagtatatatatatacacacagacTTCTATACAATACACTAGCACTAGACCAATAACTTTAACATGGACGTAAGACATATGTACTAAAATTCTCACATGCGCATTGCAAAGTTTCTTAAGATATAGTCTTGTTTGGAAAGAGCAGCAGAGAGCAATAAATACAGATTTCTTTAAtgctctctcttctttctctcttttgttcTCTTCAAATTATaccttatatttattaaacctCGTACATAAGCAGGATTCTACATAAAGAACACAGTTAAAGGACAAAGGATGCTAGGtctagtatattatatagaagtctgttaattttacattatcattttatattattattttattaaatgatattattatattattttctgtttagtTTCAAGAATGCCAATACGGTGTGCAGTAACTGGTTGTCCAAGTGCTAAAGACAAGaacaagaaacatttttttaagtaagctattaaaatacaataagaaaaagaaaaagagagtgaATACATGTTTTtagattagaaaaattatttataattagaaaaagaatttagatTTCCACAGGTAGAGAGCATAGCAGTACAATGGATTAAAGCTACAGGAAGAACAAATTGGATACCTACAGTAAACAGTGCAATATGTGAAGCACATTTTAGAGAAGATGATTTTagcaatacaaaaataaaaaagcgtttgaaAACAGATGTCGTACCcacacaaaatgtatttacaacGTCTGTGATAAATACAcgtaagtatatatgtatagaagatgaaaattaaaaaatattactaacaTTAGATTCTATGATCATAagcatgtaaatataataaatcatagatATAGCATTAAAAAGTCGATTTAGaagttaattatttgttttattgtagAAAAACCAAATAACCAgagtatctatataaaatatatcgtaaataaaaattatgtacaaaGTAAGTATCTTGAGATTCTGTTTAttgatatgatttttatatttattaaaatttcttatttggcATTTATTTGTTACAGACATAGAAGAGATAAACATAAGGAGAAAAGAAACAGAAGACATACAGAGAAAAGAGACAGAAGCAGAAAACACAATAGAAGTTAAGATAGAAGAAACAAGCACAAAGAGAAAAGATATAGAAGCAAATATACAGAGAAAAGAGGCAGAAgctataaacattaaaaaaaatgaaataaaagagataagcataagaaaagaagagacaaatataaagagaaaagatacaaaaaaagtaagaagaaaagagataaaagaggAAAGCataagaagagaagagaaaagtcAAGAAAATAAGAGGAATATTTCAACTGCACTAGAAGAGGCAGAATTGAAAATTCAAAAGTTGGAAGAAGAGAATACtagattaaaagatttaatactATCTGTCCAAAAGAAACACAAGAATGATTTGAAACTTCAGGCAAACGCACTGAATGTAGTTATACATCAAAATCAAGAGGAATTTAAACAAAAGCTTGCTATAAGAAGCAAAcaactaatattattaagaaagaaattaaaaagaaaagattataaaattaataatttattaatgactgcaaaaaataaataatatattaaacaactTGTCacataatatttcaagaaaatatctaataatttttatttcaaaagaaaagtaaaaataaaactaaattattttaaaacaaatgaaataacaataacgtaaaaaaatttgatattctgcattaatgattaaagagcatataaataagttaatatttacttttatttaattttctttttaaatgacataaatcttttcatttttcatttaagtGACATAAGGAAACACAACTTGATAAATTAgtcaatgattaaattaatcgaaattttgTCGAAGCAATATAAAAGTCGACTTatgtcattatataaaaaacgctTTTTACAACTTTAATATTCACTTTATAACTATCACaagttttacatattttttaaaattcataattgaaTCCAGGAAGAATACGTGAACGAGTAGAGAATATGATGATACAATTCGATAACagactttaatatattacatttagaTTTCTAACATTGAAGGATAACCATTTACAATTGAGCAGatgtagattattatttattcttcgtCAATTTGCCactagttattaaaatataagttatgcatatatatatatgtattaattaatagttatagTAGATAAGTATTGattgatattttgaattaaaagtttacCCAATGTATCAATTGAcaacaaatgaaataaaagttaaatacaCTGtggatatattgtaattaaatatttttgactaagacaataagatatataaaaaatgaaagtgtgataaaatattaagtcaTATCTGTGATGCTATTacgaaattgattaaaaaggTAAACTTGTTATTTGATTCATTAAATAGtagataaatgaattaaagtaGAATGactataatttacatataattttgaaagtaatagcaataaattatactaataaaaatttttatatatggatTAAGGTCAGCATTAAAATCAATCTTAAAAGaagataagatattttataataaataatattgtaaatttttaacatacagattttgattaaaatttttattaaaaatttataaagatatcgtTTGTAGAAAGTTTGTAAAGAAGTTGCTATggtatgatatatgtatatgtgtgtttatatgtattatattacgatGATCTCAGCGTATTATAATCTGTGTATGTTTATCTAATTTAGCGtagttctattatattttaaatgtgtgtgtgtgcatgtgtatgtgtacacacacacatacatatatatatatatatatatacatatatatatatatatatatatatatatatatatgtatttctctaTCGCGATCTAAACGTATTTATATGTGCAAAAATAATGAACttaaaaacacataattttctttgcgtaatttttttgcaagaaataaattaattacacaaataaaataattatacagttaaaaaaagatgtacgTATACTATAAGAGAGACGCAAGGTTGAAAAGTAACGCGTTATTTGTAACGATAATGGCTGTAATGGaatattttaacgataaaaCTACCCTCATTATATTTGTCGATAAAGAgagagtaattaatttaacagtaACTAATTTCCTTTTATCGccattttttcgaaaaaatctcAATTCAtgtttagattttattatttaatactgaaaagaaataatagtcTTTCATCGTATATCTCATACTCTCGCGTAATTACGGACATTTATCGCGGCGGTTGATCGATTGTGCGGAAAATACAAGAGTGATGGAAGTTACAATGTTTACACAAAAGTTTTCCTTTCACGAGAAGCTCCCCTTCCGacaacaacgacgacgacgtagCTTCTTTCAGTTCTACGTGTTCAGTTCTTCAATCCAACAGGGTACGTGTAATTCTGGATAACAaagtcttttttatatttttcaaaatcattttatacTCGTAAGAATAATGTTGGGCCAACTGTAATAAGTGTACATTGTCAAGTACAATAGTATTCTTtctgcattatataataataagtgacatacttcattttaataaaattatatttcattttaataagatttctgtttaaatatggtaattatagttttttaatttttttacgaagtggtaaaaaagagagaaatcgaACTTTTTGctacattttatatgaaaaagatttcTCTTGAAAGAaaagtacaaatattaatcttaataaatatttgaatatttaataaatattataaatattgtttttataaatagtaattttatgaaaattattaatgtgtcATATTATCATACATATGCGCTACTATACAaaataaacatgaaaaaatatgcaaaaagaaactaattaaaaatacagcaACGAAGATTATGTTCACCAGTGTATAAGataggtgtaaaaaaattgcaatcgaTTGTAATTACAGATGTAGATTGTGACACGTGGTTGACACGAAAGTCAGATATTACTCGTCATATCGATCAAGTGGCACTATTATTAACGGTGATTGTCaagtatgtacaatatttgcaCCGATGTTATGTTAAGTGCGTAGGTGTATACATACCTACatcttacatatattgtatgtatgtatgtaagtgtataaatgtgtgtatgtataaaattcccAATCAGCAAGCAATGTTTTAAAgaaatcaaagaaatttttgaaaaccatttttaaaaatattttaaaaactttaaaataagttagtttaaatgttaaaatagtcaagcttaaatatttattttacataaacgttaaaataaataattgtacagGATAATGTATCatagatataatatgtatacaggaTATCtcattcattttaaataatatacgtacattaatatttctcgaaaatcAAGGCATCGAAAAATGTTTCGACAAAAGTTTGGTGACTTTGAGGGAGATTATTGTGCCAATAATTTGACTTTGGATGTGCCAAAGTCATATGAAAGTAAATCTTGTTTCTTTAAATGGAATCCccctaatttttttcatataaattgaCTCTTTCTAATATTctgtgttaataattataaaggtATGATGGCTAAAACTTGAATAGTTACGagatttatactttaatttgatataattttacttaaactatgaaatatcgtaaatattactttttcaattaCCTTGcctcaatacttttatgcagaataataagagaaattaattggtgtaaagaaaacacataattatttttaagaaaaaaaatgaatttgcaacgaacaattacatattttttctgtaagataattaaagcaattgatgtaaaataatcaaagaaattgaaattacaattgaaattaaaaatttaaaatattttacgagatatttcataatttacataaaatatcaaattgaagtctaaaatatctcgtaaactattcaatttttggtCATCATActcttataatctttttacgCAGAATATTGCAaggaatcaatttatataaaaacattagattaattccatttaaaaaaaacaagatacttccatataataactttgacatgtatgtacatctaAGCTGAAACTAATatgtttatcttatttttctcttcgagccaaacaacttttgtctgaaatatttttttctaaaatctcTTCATTTCCAGATATTCGACTGTATCAATTAAAGTGAAATACcctgtatacatacatgtaattatatttttatatacattttatagcaaatagaaaaaatggtGGAAAATAACACAGTTAGGAaaattagcgattattattttcctatgagtttttagataaaaaaccTAGATATATTTCGCATAAAATATCAAACGTATTGagcaatattacatatatttaaaagttacgTATTAAAAGATTGCATGAAAacaaacaacaataataagagCGCTttgattttcatttaatattctcACCTaatatttacgtaataataCATTGCACGATAGAAGATATCATGACTGCAAGAATCATGCTCTACTCCATTGATTTGCTCACGCGTGGAAAACAGCCAAGAGACTTTTGTCGTCCAGGAAAAGAATTCTTTCCCTTGCTTTCAATGAGAACCATTATACGAGAGAAATCACTGATCTACTTGAGATTGCAAAGCTTTTTTATAGATCTCGGTGTGTATCTTTGCATGCGAAAATCTTGTCGCGTGTTTGAGCATATGCACTCAAGAGGTAgataaatgtatgtttttcgAAGGATAAACATCTGCCGCGAATACTCGATCGTCAACAACAATTATCCTTGTCGACAATCGACAAGGACGAATGGTAGGAGCAGAAACAGGTGCATAAAATGCATAGAGAGCTGCGAACGCAACCGCATTTCGTTTTGTGATTCATACCTCGATTTCTCGTGAATTGTcgataaatttcaaaacaatAGATCGATTGATAATCAATAATGGGATTAACAGTGGTCGTAAAGTTTATTCCGCGCGAAAAGTATTTTTACGAAAGATCTCGTCACTTTATTTCGTCCCGTCGAACATAAAAAGGTGAAATTTGCATtaggacttttctatttattttgtgcactatacacacacacatacacacacactttacattttattttaatattaaaaaatattgcaaagattcgtaaattaattaattattttatttgattgtagGAGTCCATCCAATGCAGCTCGCAAATTATCTTGCGAATGCGTCTGCGAATATCATTGACGAAACTGATCTCATGTCTAGAAAAATGCATGTGCAATGGAACGATTTTCATAAACAACAGATGGCGAATAAGACACATAGTAAGATAATACATATCTTCATTTTACATTAGTTttggataaaatttaaaatttacttaatgcTAAactattcatatttataatatttacataatgtactttaaactttgttttctctcttcttcttcctctataattaaaatcatattaaagcaaacataaaataagtattttaatatgaaaagagaatataaataaagaaaaagaaatataaaaaatatcaagatataaaaattttagccaaaatatttcttcaataaaataattatatttacaaaataaatgactTCACCGATTTCAATgactttatttgattaaaatcatTACCTTTATTGGTGAAgtgttaaatattctatttgctatttaaatatatctaaaatgtttttgaaaagttatatttaatcaactatattttataaaaaagaaacaaaatcatcattaaaatttgataaatgctGCACGATTGTAGaagtttatagaaattattaaaatatgattcataaaatttttttaatcaaatcacGTAAAGAAATCTGTATTGCATTAGTTcaatatttgacatatataagGGTGTGATTTAAATTGATAACCTGGAATAAATGTATGTAGACAAACCCTCAAACGTGGACGAATATGACGTGGCAAAACCCCATGTGACGAGTAATAACAAGTCGGTAAACAGTGATCTATACCAAGCGGTGTTCCCGATCTACCACATCAGTAAACTGTCCGGTGTATTTCCAATAAGATTTGTCCGACAGGTGTCCGGCAGGTATCAAGGCCGATTGAGCATCATTGATAGCGTTTACAGGTGACATTAAATGATCAAATCGATTCGCATTTTTCACGTGTTGATAAACATCATTAAATTAGTTTAACACTTTAAGGCGACACCCGCAGTTACGGGtcggaaaaaaagttttttcttttgaattttttctgtcgaaattattttgtcatttattctaaaactttTACATGGTATCAAACaacgttaaaattatatttcaaaattttttcgtGGAAGAATGTCCCATAGTGTCCAAGTAACGAGTAATGTCCGAGAGGCagctctaaaaaaaattcatttcagATAACTTTATTCGGAACTGATGTGGTCACCGCAAAcgaacttttttttagaagtgCCTCAAATCAATTCTTCTCAATCACATAGATaaagatcaaattaatttaacgctTCAATATAGGAGCTCAttgttttcttatataaacaatatagatagatattcgagatatttcaattaatttttataaataacacaaggtaaatattaatataaatttttttaaatcataatcaGCAATTCAAACAGTTTGTATCTGTTTATAGTACATTTCGGTACGTGGATCAAGAACATTTAACGTAAAATTGTTTAGATGAGTTTTCTTATACGTGAAAAACATTGTATAGAGCGATAATCAGAGATTTATGTCATCCCAAAGGTAGAATCATAGAAACAATTGCGAGAATTATGCCAGAAATGTTCTTAATTGAGTGTAGGAATTGAATATTGTTATGACATATGCCGTGCCGTTAATAAAGCATACATTGGAAATTACTGAACAGttaataaaactgtttgagtaactgaattattaaaaaagtttatactaatatttagtttgtattattttttaaaaatcgataaaaaaccACCATTTATTCTTGcgaacactctgtatatagcGTTTATATAGGAAAATTTTGAGCttctactttatatatatcttaaataaaaactaaataaacaatttttcacttattgttagaagtttaaaagaaaagtatttagCAATTACCTTATCAAGTAAGTaacattaaatcaattttaaaatattaatttcacgtaaatttttgtaacattctgacttctgatatattttatacaaaaatacatattttaaatattgttttataatattgtgtttttttagtaccatagaaatatttcaaaagttttaattttattattttattttaattatttgatattctcattaattgcattatttaattttttcaaaacttacTGACACCTGTTGCAATGTTAAAACCTAATACTTAAcaacattacatattattcaatttagttgtaataatgttatattaatgatttttgcTTAATTGAGTAGATACTAGGGTAAATCAAAAAGTAAAGTTCCCTGTTTTTATTACGAGTTTTCATTTACCACTTATGCATAAATTGTacttatctattaaaatataagcaaaagactttttttctatatagtCTTGTAGATTGTCTCATCTTGGCGCGAGTTTGAAGATTCcctttcgataaaaattagaGACTACAATAAAAGACcggatacaaaaaatatttgtagtaagattctataaatatttttcaaatatttgctgagatatttataataatctttataatctgTTCAATCTaagattacaatatttataaaatatatttatcaaatatttttaaaatgttaaatatttataaaatgataaatatttataaaatgtttaaatcactaatataattatgttgtatattttataataaattgtatcccAGTAAACACAAAGCAACAGTAATGTaacatcaatattataatttctcactcaacaatataaatgttatatacaaagcatgttatattgcaattacattATTGAGTgagaaattataacattgatgTTACATTACTGTTGCTTTGTATTTACTgggatattttataatattttgtgatatCTGGAAATAAAACAGGGAAGATTATTTTTTGGTCcactttaatataaacaagatATAAGAGTGTTTAGAGATTcttagattaattttaatacgcataaattaataaaattaaattaaaataacgtaCCGCAGTTTGGGCCTATTGATCTGCCTGATAGGCAGCGAGATTTGGGGTTTCTGGCGCGATCTCAGACATGGATGGCAGCTCAGCACCCGGCTCAATTCGCAAAATGCGATAATTGCCACCACAAGTGATGTGTTGGGCGTGGTGGGTCTTACGGCTGCTTCCATCATCGGTCCAATTCTGGGCTGGCAAGAGATGGTGACCgtcattgataaattaatcgaTGTAAGTCGTCTAATCGCCTTTACCATAAAAATTATCGCATTTAAATTCATCAGTTTATGTACCTTAAGTGTGACGAGAGGCTGGGAATTCTCTCGCCAAAGAAGCTGCAACGATGCACTATCCTGCTAACCTTGTGCAGCCTCTCCTATTGCATCAGTCTCTCATGTCTCGATGTCTACACGTGGAACTACAAAGTGAGGCTAAATAAGAAGCTGGATGTCAATGGTCCGCTCAATTTTCTTCCCTTGTACTTTATGTACATAGTTATCATTATGATAGAGATCCAGTATGCCATCATCGTGTACAATGTGAGCCAGCGGTTCTCCAGGGTCAACAAAAGTCTCGAGAACATCCTCAAAAGCGGCAAGATCACGAatcattttagaaaagatCTTGGATTAGGTGCATCTTTTTAATcgttattaatcatttttgtcAAATCTTTAAGTTAacgcttttaaaataatacaaactcCTTAGCTGGTGATCTTCGAAATCAAGGACAACTCATTACATACCTCCGGCAAGAAATGGTGGGAAATACTCGAATGTTCcgcaaatcgaagattatggATTCCACCATTGCAAATAGTATGATTTTATCTTCTGTCTTACGAAGAATGTGTTTACGAAGAATCTGATAAAAATACGAATACTGATCATATTCGTAGTAAATTAGAATATGAATAATAGAGAgctaaatgtcaaaatatatgtattaaaaaataatgaatattgtacataataatactaatataattttaataatattaatactctAACAAATCTTTTTCCAGATGGCAGAAGTTTTACGGACAGCATATCCCAACTGGTGAGAGTACACGCGTTACTGTGTGATACGGTATTGCTTATAAATAACGCTTATGGCGTCATTGTATTCGCAATTACACTTACCTGcttaatacatttaatcatCACACCGTACTTTTTGATAATGGAGGCTGGCGGAAGACGCGAACCGCTATTTCTTACGGTGCAAGGACTGTGGTGCATCTTTCACGTTTGGAGGTTGCTTATGATAGTGCAGCCCACTTATGGCACTACAATGCAGGTATAATA
Above is a genomic segment from Anoplolepis gracilipes chromosome 3, ASM4749672v1, whole genome shotgun sequence containing:
- the LOC140663716 gene encoding gustatory receptor for sugar taste 43a-like isoform X1: MEVTMFTQKFSFHEKLPFRQQRRRRSFFQFYVFSSSIQQGVHPMQLANYLANASANIIDETDLMSRKMHVQWNDFHKQQMANKTHNKPSNVDEYDVAKPHVTSNNKSVNSDLYQAVFPIYHISKLSGVFPIRFVRQVSGRYQGRLSIIDSVYSLGLLICLIGSEIWGFWRDLRHGWQLSTRLNSQNAIIATTSDVLGVVGLTAASIIGPILGWQEMVTVIDKLIDCDERLGILSPKKLQRCTILLTLCSLSYCISLSCLDVYTWNYKVRLNKKLDVNGPLNFLPLYFMYIVIIMIEIQYAIIVYNVSQRFSRVNKSLENILKSGKITNHFRKDLGLAGDLRNQGQLITYLRQEMVGNTRMFRKSKIMDSTIANNGRSFTDSISQLVRVHALLCDTVLLINNAYGVIVFAITLTCLIHLIITPYFLIMEAGGRREPLFLTVQGLWCIFHVWRLLMIVQPTYGTTMQGKKTAVLVSQLLSANYDKKSMKQLEIFSLQLLHRPLEFSACGLFTVDRTLVTSIAGAVTTYLVILIQFQKEDDASSNVDSILKNATQMLKNATTLHNITVGKLGL
- the LOC140664089 gene encoding uncharacterized protein, translating into MPIRCAVTGCPSAKDKNKKHFFKFPQVESIAVQWIKATGRTNWIPTVNSAICEAHFREDDFSNTKIKKRLKTDVVPTQNVFTTSVINTQKPNNQSIYIKYIVNKNYVQNIEEINIRRKETEDIQRKETEAENTIEVKIEETSTKRKDIEANIQRKEAEAINIKKNEIKEISIRKEETNIKRKDTKKVRRKEIKEESIRREEKSQENKRNISTALEEAELKIQKLEEENTRLKDLILSVQKKHKNDLKLQANALNVVIHQNQEEFKQKLAIRSKQLILLRKKLKRKDYKINNLLMTAKNK
- the LOC140663716 gene encoding gustatory receptor for sugar taste 43a-like isoform X2, whose product is MEVTMFTQKFSFHEKLPFRQQRRRRSFFQFYVFSSSIQQGVHPMQLANYLANASANIIDETDLMSRKMHVQWNDFHKQQMANKTHNKPSNVDEYDVAKPHVTSNNKSVNSDLYQAVFPIYHISKLSGVFPIRFVRQVSGRYQGRLSIIDSVYSLGLLICLIGSEIWGFWRDLRHGWQLSTRLNSQNAIIATTSDVLGVVGLTAASIIGPILGWQEMFMYLKCDERLGILSPKKLQRCTILLTLCSLSYCISLSCLDVYTWNYKVRLNKKLDVNGPLNFLPLYFMYIVIIMIEIQYAIIVYNVSQRFSRVNKSLENILKSGKITNHFRKDLGLAGDLRNQGQLITYLRQEMVGNTRMFRKSKIMDSTIANNGRSFTDSISQLVRVHALLCDTVLLINNAYGVIVFAITLTCLIHLIITPYFLIMEAGGRREPLFLTVQGLWCIFHVWRLLMIVQPTYGTTMQGKKTAVLVSQLLSANYDKKSMKQLEIFSLQLLHRPLEFSACGLFTVDRTLVTSIAGAVTTYLVILIQFQKEDDASSNVDSILKNATQMLKNATTLHNITVGKLGL